A genomic window from Silene latifolia isolate original U9 population chromosome Y, ASM4854445v1, whole genome shotgun sequence includes:
- the LOC141628725 gene encoding uncharacterized protein LOC141628725: protein MEEIVVEKKQAYEKEASLTPPRVYVPPVPFPQRLAKVKLEQKYGKFLDILKRMHINIPFLEAISEIPSYGKFLKELLYNKKKLGNSMTINLSKECSAILLNKLPQKLDDHGSFSIPCSIGGIYIQRALCDLGASVSLMPLSIFKRLQMMDLKPTRVSLQLADRSVKFPLGVVEDVPLAIGKLVIPCDFFVMDIPEDTQVPIILGRPCLATAGAMIDVRSGKLSLQVGEDKVEFELSKTMGGPSMSDSCYRVDVLEEYLSEPSLECTSSDKLQDCLTNTDSEDAELLAYAWMLDSSPSHLTEPPRGVAV from the coding sequence ATGGAGGAAATTGTAGTTGAAAAGAAGCAAGCTTATGAGAAGGAAGCTTCGTTAACTCCACCTAGAGTATATGTGCCGCCTGTACCTTTTCCTCAAAGGTTAGCCAAGGTAAAATTGGAGCAAAAGTACGGAAAATTTCTAGATATCCTAAAAAGAATGCACATTAATATTCCCTTTTTGGAGGCTATTTCTGAAATCCCATCTTATGGAAAGTTTCTCAAGGAGCTGCTTTATAACAAAAAGAAACTTGGAAACAGCATGACTATTAACTTGTCTAAAGAGTGTAGTGCCATACTCCTTAACAAGCTTCCTCAAAAGCTTGACGATCATGGCAGTTTTTCAATCCCTTGTTCTATTGGAGGTATTTATATTCAACGTGCcttgtgtgatttgggggctagTGTTAGCCTTATGCCTCTGTCGATTTTTAAGAGGTTGCAAATGATGGATCTAAAGCCGACTAGAGTTTCACTACAATTGGCTGATCGGTCAGTCAAATTTCCACTTGGGGTCGTTGAAGATGTTCCCTTAGCTATTGGGAAACTTGTTATTCCATGTGATTTCTTTGTCATGGACATTCCTGAGGACACTCAAGTACCCATTATCTTGGGACGTCCATGTTTAGCCACTGCTGGAGCTATGATTGATGTGAGGAGTGGAAAGCTCTCATTGCAAGTTGGTGAAGACAAGGTAGAATTTGAGCTTAGCAAAACTATGGGCGGTCCTTCTATGAGTGATAGTTGCTATCGAGTTGATGTTTTAGAGGAGTACTTGTCTGAGCCCTCTTTGGAGTGTACATCGTCTGATAAACTACAAGATTGTCTCACCAACACTGAttctgaggatgcagagttgttAGCCTATGCTTGGATGCTTGATTCCTCTCCATCTCATTTAACCGAGCCTCCCAGAGGCGTTGCGGTGTAA